A stretch of the Sylvia atricapilla isolate bSylAtr1 chromosome 28, bSylAtr1.pri, whole genome shotgun sequence genome encodes the following:
- the DGUOK gene encoding deoxyguanosine kinase, mitochondrial gives MTREGGSGGGMGRCGAALRLALEGNIAVGKSTFLKLLGATFPRWHLVTEPVAQWRKVPAGGTAQAAVGSANLLQMMYQEPARWSYTFQTFSCISRLKAMLEPPDEGPPETPQAVRVFERSVFSDRYVFAKNLFEAGHLQPLEWAIYQDWHDFLLRHLGPRATLHGFLYLQARPQTCLERLRRRARSEEGGIQLGYLQQLHAQHEHWLVDRSTEIHSAAARNAPVLVLDVDKDFEHDVAVQDVLMAQVEAFVTSLSADTLPSHPDPLGAEAASP, from the exons ATGACGCGGGAAGGCGGAAGCGGTGGCGGGAtggggcggtgcggggccgcCCTGCGCCTGGCCCTGGAGGGGAACATCG CCGTGGGGAAATCGACCTTCCTGAAGCTGCTGGGTGCCACCTTCCCGCGATGGCACCTGGTGACGGAGCCGGTGGCACAGTGGCGCAAGGTGCCCGCCGGTGGCACTGCCCAG GCGGCTGTGGGCTCTGCCAACCTGCTGCAGATGATGTACCAGGAGCCCGCCCGCTGGTCCTACACCTTCCAGACCTTCTCCTGCATCAGCCGGCTCAAGGCCATGCTGGAGCCACCGGACGAGGGTCCCCCCGAGACCCCCCAGGCCGTGAGGGTCTTTGAGCGCTCGGTGTTCAGTGACAG GTATGTCTTTGCCAAGAACCTCTTTGAGGCCgggcacctgcagcccctggaatGGGCCATTTACCAGGACTGGCACGACTTCCTGCTGCGGCACCTGGGGCCCCGTGCCACCCTCCACGGCTTCCTCTACCTGCAGGCCAGGCCCCAG ACGTGCCTGGAGCGCCTGCGGCGCAGGGCCAGGAGCGAGGAGGGCGGGATCCAGCTCGGctacctgcagcagctccacgcCCAGCACGAGCACTGGCTGGTGGACAGGAGCACGGA gaTCCACTCTGCGGCTGCACGGAACGCGCCCGTCCTGGTGCTGGACGTGGACAAGGACTTTGAGCACGATGTGGCCGTGCAGGACGTCCTCATGGCACAG GTGGAGGCCTTTGTGACATCCCTGAGTGCCGACACTTTGCCGTCACATCCCGACCCTCTCGGAGCCGAGGCAGCATCTCCCTGA